One genomic window of Halovivax cerinus includes the following:
- a CDS encoding ABC transporter permease, with translation MSTASRSPTKLVPAPLVANRRVVFIEAVASIVVLWGLVAWGLNMTDTVSSPILVADSIVALLASGEWVPHFSASIRRILYGFVLATLLGTSLGVLMGLSEFWERVFQDYITIGLAFPSVFIAFFAAMWFGIGDMTPTVTAAIAPFPFVAQNVYQGVENIDHRLTEMTQSFDVSRKRTLWRVVFRSVLPEWFAGIRYGFAGSWKLVTLAEAIAAERGVGFMIQYEMNQLSITAVLTWTILFATVIMVFEYGILQQVEKRVFAWRQDTAVAW, from the coding sequence ATGAGTACCGCATCACGTTCCCCGACGAAGCTCGTTCCGGCACCCCTGGTTGCGAATCGACGCGTCGTCTTCATCGAAGCGGTCGCATCGATCGTGGTCCTCTGGGGACTCGTCGCGTGGGGGCTGAACATGACGGATACGGTTTCGTCACCCATCCTGGTCGCGGACTCGATCGTCGCTCTGCTCGCGAGCGGCGAGTGGGTCCCCCACTTCTCGGCGTCGATACGACGGATCCTCTACGGGTTCGTCCTCGCAACGCTTCTGGGGACGTCACTCGGCGTCCTGATGGGACTCTCCGAATTCTGGGAGCGCGTGTTTCAGGATTACATAACGATCGGGCTCGCGTTCCCGTCTGTGTTCATCGCGTTCTTCGCGGCGATGTGGTTCGGAATCGGTGACATGACGCCGACGGTGACGGCCGCTATTGCACCCTTCCCGTTCGTCGCACAGAACGTCTATCAGGGCGTCGAAAACATCGACCATCGCCTGACGGAGATGACCCAATCGTTCGACGTGTCGCGGAAACGGACGCTGTGGCGGGTCGTCTTCCGATCCGTCCTCCCGGAGTGGTTCGCCGGCATCCGGTACGGCTTCGCCGGGTCGTGGAAGCTGGTGACGCTCGCGGAGGCGATCGCAGCGGAGCGCGGAGTCGGCTTCATGATCCAGTACGAGATGAACCAGTTATCGATCACCGCCGTGCTCACGTGGACCATCCTCTTCGCGACCGTCATCATGGTCTTCGAGTACGGCATCCTCCAGCAAGTAGAGAAACGGGTGTTCGCCTGGCGGCAGGACACCGCCGTCGCGTGGTAA
- a CDS encoding ABC transporter ATP-binding protein: MTQHTTAEQERIDVGSNSAGRISIEGLTKRFETASGGETVFENVDLEIEPGRFVTLIGKSGCGKSTLLKILSGVLEPTSGSVRIESEDGGDAEIGHVFQSPRLLPWNSCERNIELVHEGNAAYTPELARRYLELVDLGEHADKYPTQLSGGQQQRVGIARAFSIDPEILLMDEPFSNLDEITADELRTELIDIWEKLDKTVFFVTHDITEAVALSDRILMLGDGRLYGDLEVPLERPRDIESEEFLRFRQRAIKQFHTIDEEGPMDGH; encoded by the coding sequence ATGACTCAGCACACTACAGCAGAACAAGAACGCATCGACGTCGGCTCGAACAGCGCAGGCAGAATCAGTATCGAGGGACTCACGAAGCGGTTCGAGACGGCGAGTGGTGGCGAGACGGTCTTCGAGAACGTCGACCTGGAGATCGAGCCCGGCCGATTCGTCACGCTGATCGGCAAGTCCGGGTGCGGCAAATCGACGCTACTGAAGATCCTGAGCGGCGTCCTGGAGCCGACGTCCGGTTCGGTGCGCATCGAGAGCGAAGACGGCGGCGACGCCGAAATCGGCCACGTGTTCCAGTCGCCCCGGTTGCTGCCGTGGAACTCCTGCGAACGGAACATCGAACTCGTTCACGAAGGTAACGCGGCGTACACGCCCGAGCTGGCGCGGCGGTACCTCGAGCTGGTAGACCTGGGCGAACACGCCGATAAGTACCCGACGCAGCTCTCCGGCGGACAGCAACAGCGCGTCGGCATCGCCCGGGCATTCAGTATCGACCCTGAAATCCTCCTGATGGACGAACCGTTCTCGAACCTGGACGAGATCACGGCCGACGAACTCCGGACGGAACTCATCGACATCTGGGAGAAACTCGATAAAACGGTGTTCTTCGTCACGCACGACATCACGGAGGCTGTGGCCCTCTCGGATCGGATCCTGATGCTCGGCGACGGGCGTCTCTACGGCGACCTGGAGGTCCCGCTCGAACGGCCGCGCGACATCGAATCCGAGGAGTTCCTCAGGTTCCGTCAACGGGCGATCAAGCAGTTCCACACAATCGACGAGGAGGGACCGATGGATGGCCACTAG
- a CDS encoding ABC transporter permease, with protein sequence MATSTRTSVLDTVDVSVRRWAPRVVAIGLTYGLWYVIATMFPSDLMPYPLETLELTWDLYVSGQAFTHLIPSLSRIGIAFVAAMIIGTGVGVAMGSTNFGQLYFAPFVVIGLALPSVALAAIMRLIFGYTFVAPVVAATLAVVPFVTVNIWKGVENIDQDLLEMASSFDVSNLRLLWRIVIPNTAPSLFAATRFGLALSWKVVTVVEVFAASSGIGYMVNRTYQSFRFEQSFAWAVVFIVVVIFVEYLVLKPLERRMFEYRQDVDFDFGGVR encoded by the coding sequence ATGGCCACTAGCACTCGGACGAGCGTGCTCGACACCGTCGACGTGAGCGTTCGCCGATGGGCACCGAGGGTCGTCGCTATCGGGTTGACCTACGGCCTGTGGTACGTTATTGCCACGATGTTCCCGTCGGACCTGATGCCGTACCCGCTGGAGACCCTGGAGCTCACCTGGGACCTGTACGTGTCGGGACAGGCCTTCACCCATCTGATTCCGTCGCTATCGCGGATCGGGATCGCGTTCGTCGCCGCGATGATCATCGGGACCGGAGTCGGTGTGGCCATGGGATCGACGAACTTCGGTCAACTGTACTTCGCACCGTTCGTCGTGATCGGGCTGGCGCTCCCGTCCGTCGCGCTCGCCGCGATCATGCGGTTGATCTTCGGGTACACCTTCGTGGCACCGGTCGTCGCCGCGACGCTCGCGGTAGTCCCGTTCGTCACGGTCAACATCTGGAAGGGCGTCGAAAACATCGATCAGGACCTCCTCGAGATGGCGTCGTCGTTCGACGTTTCGAACCTCCGCCTGCTGTGGCGCATCGTCATCCCGAACACCGCCCCGTCGCTGTTCGCGGCGACGCGATTCGGTCTCGCGCTCTCGTGGAAGGTGGTTACGGTCGTGGAGGTGTTCGCCGCATCGAGCGGGATCGGGTACATGGTCAACCGGACCTACCAATCGTTCAGGTTCGAGCAGAGTTTCGCCTGGGCCGTCGTCTTCATCGTCGTCGTCATATTCGTAGAGTATCTGGTGTTGAAACCCCTCGAACGTCGGATGTTCGAGTACCGCCAGGACGTCGATTTCGACTTCGGTGGTGTCCGATGA
- a CDS encoding amidohydrolase translates to MVDKQDTLIEYPERILYNGTIRTVDENETVAEAVAIRNGRFLAVGGTAEIRELAGPETDEIDLNGRTAIPGLIDSHLHLRNVGRDLNRVTLFDVRSIDDVLEAIGDAVETTTDTDWILASSGWHESQLEEERLPTRYELDAVAPDNPVFIPRGGHVAVCNSVALDRAGIGEDTDDPDGGTIVRDPDTGEPNGVVLETARTEVVEPVLPDRGYEDYVADIERAMSELNSRGITAVMEPGLERDELRAYQRVAVDGEATVRTDAFVRIYGADDVRDAGSYFYREFGTDRLKIGGLKYMLDGGVEGARLTEPYRIVSEVQEQEDYHGHYLLPEGGTEELQEMYELAAERGHQVQTHVVGDEAIETLLDMYEAASAVRDIEPLRWTAMHVFLPREEDRERMRELGVVTTVQNHPTFLGRNMELLWGQERAADAIPTRTLLEDDIPVGGGTDAPVVPWYPFESIWWMVTRQTVTTGTLGPEEAIDPAEALRLWTRGSAYVLHWEDELGSVEPGKRADLAVLDRDIVTCPPDDIRETTVELTLVGGEVVHEDR, encoded by the coding sequence ATGGTAGACAAACAGGACACACTCATCGAGTATCCGGAACGGATACTGTACAACGGAACGATTCGAACAGTCGACGAGAACGAGACCGTCGCCGAAGCCGTCGCGATTCGGAACGGTCGATTCCTGGCCGTCGGCGGAACGGCCGAAATCCGCGAACTGGCCGGTCCCGAGACCGACGAGATCGACCTGAACGGCCGGACCGCTATTCCCGGGTTGATCGACTCACACCTTCACCTTCGCAACGTCGGGCGGGATCTGAACAGGGTGACGCTGTTCGACGTACGGTCCATCGACGACGTCCTCGAGGCGATCGGTGACGCGGTCGAAACGACGACCGATACGGACTGGATCCTCGCCAGTTCGGGCTGGCACGAGAGCCAACTCGAGGAGGAACGGCTTCCGACGCGGTACGAACTCGACGCGGTCGCACCCGACAATCCGGTGTTCATCCCCCGCGGCGGACACGTCGCAGTCTGCAACAGCGTCGCGCTGGATCGCGCCGGCATCGGCGAGGACACGGACGATCCCGACGGTGGAACGATAGTCCGGGACCCGGACACGGGCGAACCGAACGGCGTCGTCCTGGAGACTGCCCGTACAGAAGTCGTCGAACCGGTGCTCCCGGATCGCGGGTACGAGGACTACGTCGCCGACATCGAACGCGCCATGTCCGAACTCAACTCCCGCGGCATCACCGCGGTGATGGAGCCAGGACTCGAACGCGACGAGTTGCGAGCGTACCAGCGTGTCGCCGTCGACGGAGAGGCGACGGTCCGAACGGACGCCTTCGTTCGTATTTACGGCGCGGACGACGTCCGCGACGCTGGCAGTTACTTCTATCGAGAATTCGGGACTGACAGGCTGAAGATCGGCGGGCTGAAGTACATGCTAGACGGCGGCGTCGAAGGCGCACGGCTCACAGAGCCGTATCGAATCGTCTCGGAAGTCCAGGAACAGGAAGACTATCACGGCCACTACCTGCTTCCAGAGGGCGGAACAGAAGAGCTCCAGGAGATGTACGAACTGGCCGCCGAGCGGGGCCACCAGGTGCAGACGCACGTCGTCGGCGACGAAGCGATCGAGACGCTCCTCGATATGTACGAAGCTGCGTCGGCGGTCCGAGACATCGAACCCCTCCGATGGACCGCGATGCACGTGTTTCTCCCGCGAGAGGAAGACCGAGAACGGATGCGAGAACTCGGCGTCGTCACCACGGTACAGAACCACCCGACCTTCCTCGGGCGAAACATGGAACTGCTGTGGGGGCAAGAACGTGCCGCCGACGCGATTCCGACCAGAACGCTCCTGGAGGACGATATCCCGGTCGGCGGCGGGACCGACGCCCCGGTGGTCCCGTGGTATCCGTTCGAGTCCATCTGGTGGATGGTGACCCGACAGACGGTTACCACCGGGACGCTCGGTCCCGAGGAAGCGATCGACCCCGCAGAGGCGCTCCGCCTCTGGACCCGCGGTTCGGCCTACGTCCTGCACTGGGAGGACGAACTCGGCTCCGTCGAACCGGGCAAGCGGGCCGACCTCGCGGTCCTCGATCGGGATATCGTCACCTGCCCTCCCGACGA